A genomic stretch from Prochlorococcus marinus str. MIT 9312 includes:
- a CDS encoding HesB/IscA family protein yields MENLEVKQEIKNSDDGKGILITNDAIEQISNLLKGQIDKKALRVGVRSGGCSGMSYTMDFIGSNEINPDDKVYDYSLNSNQSFQVVCDPKSLLYIYGMQLDFSKELIGGGFNFVNPNASQTCGCGSSFAV; encoded by the coding sequence ATGGAAAATTTAGAAGTTAAGCAGGAAATTAAGAATTCTGATGATGGTAAGGGCATTTTGATTACTAATGATGCAATAGAGCAAATTTCAAATTTATTAAAAGGCCAAATTGATAAGAAAGCACTCAGGGTTGGCGTAAGATCAGGAGGCTGCAGTGGGATGAGTTATACGATGGATTTTATAGGAAGTAATGAAATAAACCCCGATGATAAAGTTTATGATTATTCATTGAATTCTAATCAAAGCTTTCAAGTTGTTTGCGATCCCAAAAGTCTCTTGTATATATATGGAATGCAATTAGATTTTAGTAAGGAATTAATTGGCGGTGGCTTTAATTTTGTAAACCCTAATGCTTCTCAAACTTGTGGTTGTGGAAGTTCCTTTGCAGTTTAA
- a CDS encoding ABC transporter ATP-binding protein yields MRDSLENGIPHIHFKDVSFSYPGKKDNLIFKCNFSIKKPGFWMVVGKNGSGKSTLLKLINGIIKPKNGVINSKADIGMVFQNPDHQILMPNCRSELLININQNISDYEINKKIEYVLAQVGLTGFEKRPVHTLSGGQKQRLTIACVLISNRNFILLDEPTALLDQTSQLKVLKTIKNLTSDHKKPLSALWITHRYEELNYADSVAELKNGFLSRWQEPSKFQYN; encoded by the coding sequence ATGCGAGATTCTCTAGAAAATGGAATACCTCATATTCATTTCAAAGATGTCTCTTTTTCATATCCTGGGAAAAAAGACAATTTAATTTTTAAATGTAATTTTTCAATAAAAAAACCTGGATTTTGGATGGTTGTCGGTAAAAACGGGAGTGGAAAAAGTACCCTTTTAAAATTAATTAATGGAATAATTAAACCCAAAAATGGAGTCATTAATTCTAAAGCAGATATAGGGATGGTATTTCAAAACCCTGATCATCAAATATTGATGCCAAATTGCAGAAGCGAACTTCTGATAAATATTAACCAAAATATAAGTGATTATGAAATTAATAAAAAAATTGAATATGTGCTTGCTCAGGTGGGATTGACTGGTTTTGAAAAAAGGCCAGTACACACGTTAAGCGGAGGTCAAAAACAACGCTTAACTATTGCATGCGTTCTTATTAGTAATAGGAATTTTATTCTTTTAGATGAGCCTACAGCGTTACTTGATCAAACCAGCCAATTAAAAGTTTTAAAAACTATTAAGAATCTTACAAGTGACCATAAAAAACCTTTATCCGCTTTGTGGATTACACATCGTTATGAAGAATTAAATTACGCTGATTCAGTAGCAGAGCTGAAAAATGGTTTTTTATCTAGATGGCAAGAACCATCAAAATTTCAATATAATTAA
- a CDS encoding lipid-A-disaccharide synthase-related protein has protein sequence MSRILLLSNGHGEDLSGSLIAKQIVKSGHSVEALPIVGKGTHYEKEKIKIYGITQEFSTGGIGYNSFKGRLIEIFRGEVVYLLKRLYLTYKLRKKYDYFFVVGDIVPVFFAWICKKDFFTYLVAYSSHYEGKLKLPWPSKFFLVSQKAKKIYTRDSLTANDLTLQLKKKVSFLGNPFMDKFFPRNKELKKSEFSIGLFPGSRFPEILDNFVLILEVLEALSDLRYFQKIEFNFAIVNALSPSKIKEIFQNRKWLYLEKIKEKYLLKFQYKTIEVNIYWNNFDKILLKSRCCISMAGTAAEQAIGLGKPVIQIEGKGPQFTKSFAEAQRRLLGKFVFCASNYKDKNDQINETIKLIIKVIYLIKLNKRFMISCNENAKKRLGEKKACLKMVDDMNIVIKNDSGK, from the coding sequence TTGTCTAGAATTTTATTATTGAGTAACGGACATGGAGAAGATTTATCTGGGAGCTTGATAGCTAAGCAAATTGTAAAAAGTGGTCATTCTGTAGAAGCTTTACCAATTGTTGGTAAAGGAACTCATTACGAAAAAGAAAAAATTAAGATTTATGGAATAACTCAAGAATTTAGTACTGGAGGTATTGGCTATAATTCTTTTAAGGGGAGACTAATAGAGATATTTAGAGGAGAAGTAGTTTATCTTCTAAAAAGATTATATTTAACTTATAAATTAAGAAAAAAATATGATTATTTTTTTGTAGTTGGAGATATTGTGCCAGTTTTTTTTGCATGGATTTGTAAGAAAGATTTTTTTACATATCTAGTTGCTTATTCCAGTCATTATGAAGGAAAGTTAAAATTACCATGGCCTTCTAAATTTTTCTTGGTCTCACAAAAGGCAAAAAAAATATATACAAGAGATTCTCTTACAGCTAATGATTTAACTTTGCAATTAAAAAAGAAAGTGTCTTTTTTAGGTAATCCATTTATGGATAAGTTTTTTCCTAGAAATAAAGAATTAAAGAAATCTGAATTTAGTATTGGATTATTTCCAGGAAGTAGATTCCCCGAGATTTTAGATAATTTTGTTTTGATTTTAGAGGTATTAGAGGCACTGTCAGATTTAAGATATTTTCAAAAAATTGAGTTTAATTTTGCAATAGTTAATGCTTTATCTCCATCAAAAATCAAGGAGATATTTCAAAATAGAAAATGGTTATACCTAGAAAAAATAAAAGAGAAGTATCTCTTGAAATTTCAATATAAAACTATAGAAGTAAATATATATTGGAATAATTTTGACAAAATATTATTGAAAAGTAGATGCTGTATCAGCATGGCAGGAACGGCAGCAGAGCAAGCGATTGGATTAGGAAAACCGGTTATTCAGATTGAAGGTAAAGGTCCACAATTTACAAAATCTTTTGCAGAAGCACAAAGACGTTTGCTTGGAAAATTTGTTTTTTGTGCCAGTAATTATAAAGATAAGAATGATCAAATAAATGAGACAATAAAATTGATCATAAAAGTAATATATCTAATAAAGCTAAATAAGAGGTTTATGATCTCATGTAATGAAAATGCCAAAAAAAGACTTGGTGAAAAGAAAGCTTGTCTTAAGATGGTTGATGATATGAATATTGTTATCAAAAATGACTCAGGAAAATAA
- a CDS encoding NAD(P)H-quinone oxidoreductase subunit O → MTDSIPKKPLKKGSLVFVDRGNYIKSIEALASDNDLPNYVFEGPGEILSVKDEYAQVRWRRPVPDVWFKLDQLKEYIQ, encoded by the coding sequence ATGACAGATTCTATTCCAAAGAAACCTCTCAAGAAAGGAAGCTTAGTTTTTGTCGATAGAGGAAATTATATAAAAAGTATCGAGGCGTTAGCCAGTGATAATGATCTCCCTAATTATGTCTTTGAAGGTCCTGGAGAGATTCTTTCTGTCAAGGACGAATATGCTCAGGTTCGATGGCGCAGGCCTGTGCCAGATGTTTGGTTTAAATTGGATCAACTTAAAGAATATATTCAATAA
- a CDS encoding tetratricopeptide repeat protein: protein MNNEINPIEEDFNAALSKYKDGQDLIPIVQDFQKIIQQIPNHFAAWTCLSWLQLLLKNNEEALEAARQAVRLNQQDPQARMNLSLALLATNNKGVRDHVELIKKMSMMMPDVKSELKESVEDGFSRYPDWPELNKVKKWLEF, encoded by the coding sequence ATGAATAACGAAATTAATCCCATCGAAGAGGATTTTAATGCAGCTCTATCAAAGTATAAAGATGGGCAAGATTTAATTCCTATCGTTCAAGATTTTCAAAAAATTATACAGCAAATACCAAATCATTTTGCTGCCTGGACTTGTCTTTCATGGCTTCAATTACTTTTGAAAAATAATGAAGAAGCTTTAGAAGCAGCCAGACAAGCTGTTCGATTAAATCAGCAAGATCCACAAGCTCGAATGAATTTGTCTTTAGCGCTTTTGGCAACAAATAATAAAGGTGTTAGGGATCATGTTGAGTTAATAAAAAAAATGTCTATGATGATGCCAGATGTTAAAAGTGAGTTGAAAGAATCTGTTGAAGACGGATTTAGTAGATATCCAGATTGGCCTGAGTTAAACAAAGTTAAAAAATGGTTGGAATTTTAA
- a CDS encoding DnaJ domain-containing protein yields MEKNLYEELGLKKNAPKSEIKSSYRSLVKQHHPDAGGDKERFLAIQNAWEVLNDPVKKEQYDRSLFSSSSSFDSLNENWEEKFNSKKYNSSIKDREVKTWLKEIYTPINRSISQIIKPLKNEIKELSADPYDDQLMENFCSYISLSQKKIEKVEKIYNKKIVPKSITALGLDLYHCFSQVKDALSEFDRYTQGYVDDYLFDGKEMIKEAKRIQSKMSAEKKNKNF; encoded by the coding sequence ATGGAAAAAAATTTATATGAAGAATTAGGCCTCAAAAAAAATGCACCCAAAAGTGAAATTAAATCTTCATATCGTTCTTTAGTTAAGCAACATCATCCTGATGCAGGCGGAGACAAAGAACGATTTCTTGCAATACAAAATGCCTGGGAGGTTCTAAATGATCCTGTAAAAAAAGAACAATATGATAGAAGTTTATTCTCTTCCAGTTCATCCTTTGATTCATTAAATGAAAATTGGGAAGAGAAATTTAATTCAAAAAAATATAATTCGTCAATTAAAGACAGAGAAGTTAAAACATGGCTTAAAGAAATTTACACTCCGATCAATAGATCAATTAGCCAAATAATTAAACCTTTGAAAAACGAAATCAAAGAACTTTCTGCGGATCCATATGATGACCAACTAATGGAAAATTTTTGCAGTTATATAAGTCTTTCACAAAAGAAAATAGAAAAAGTTGAAAAAATTTATAACAAAAAAATAGTTCCCAAGTCTATTACAGCTTTAGGCCTAGATCTTTATCATTGTTTTTCACAAGTTAAAGATGCACTATCAGAATTTGATAGATATACACAAGGATACGTAGATGATTACTTATTTGATGGTAAAGAAATGATTAAAGAAGCAAAAAGAATTCAATCAAAGATGTCTGCAGAGAAAAAAAATAAAAACTTTTAG
- a CDS encoding TIGR01777 family oxidoreductase, protein MRLLLIGCTGFVGKELVPTILNENHEIYIVSRKPISKLKLDLDFNKFKFLQIDLSKEKNWNNENLLNILRETDGIINLMGEPIAEKKWTSAQKQEIENSRINTTKFMMKTLKNFKINPKVIINGSAIGYYGTSLSGEFTENSIGGKDFLANLCKKWEAVAAEKPFFSRLVIFRIGIVLEADGGALGKMLPIFKIGLGGPIGDGKQWMSWIHRSDLCALITQALDNKKYSGVFNAVAPNPVLMRDFSETLGKCLNRPNLLPVPGAVLKILLGDGAKVVLEGQKVISSKLKNYNFKYPLLEKAIYASTKN, encoded by the coding sequence ATGCGTCTTTTATTAATTGGCTGCACTGGATTTGTTGGTAAAGAATTAGTACCAACAATACTCAATGAAAATCACGAAATATACATCGTAAGTAGAAAACCCATAAGTAAATTAAAGCTTGATTTAGATTTCAATAAATTTAAATTTTTGCAAATAGATTTATCAAAAGAAAAAAACTGGAATAATGAAAATCTTCTAAATATTTTAAGAGAGACAGATGGAATCATTAACTTAATGGGAGAACCTATAGCAGAAAAAAAATGGACTTCTGCACAAAAACAGGAGATTGAAAATAGTCGTATTAACACTACGAAATTTATGATGAAGACCCTTAAAAATTTCAAAATAAACCCAAAAGTCATTATAAATGGATCAGCAATAGGTTATTACGGTACAAGTTTGTCTGGTGAATTCACTGAAAATAGTATTGGAGGAAAAGACTTTTTAGCTAATCTTTGCAAAAAATGGGAAGCGGTAGCTGCGGAAAAACCATTCTTCTCAAGGTTAGTTATTTTTAGAATTGGAATTGTTCTAGAGGCAGATGGAGGAGCATTAGGAAAAATGCTACCTATATTTAAAATTGGATTAGGTGGACCAATTGGAGATGGTAAGCAATGGATGAGTTGGATTCATAGGAGTGATTTATGTGCATTAATTACTCAAGCATTAGATAATAAAAAGTATTCAGGAGTATTTAATGCTGTTGCACCAAATCCAGTATTAATGAGAGACTTTTCTGAGACTTTAGGCAAATGTCTGAATAGACCTAATTTACTTCCAGTACCTGGGGCGGTTTTAAAAATTTTGTTAGGAGATGGAGCAAAAGTTGTATTAGAAGGACAAAAAGTAATAAGCAGTAAACTCAAAAATTATAATTTTAAATATCCTCTTCTTGAGAAAGCAATTTACGCCTCCACCAAGAATTAA
- the cysK gene encoding cysteine synthase A, protein MEIANDITSLVGNTPLVKLSRIRNYFNCYPEIIAKLESFNPSASVKDRIAYSMLCKAEEEGLITPDKTTLIEATSGNTGIALAMVAAAKGYKLILTMPDTMSIERRAMLRAYGAELQLTPGQEGMKGALDLANELSSSIANSYQFNQFENFANPDIHERTTAQEIWAQSNNNLDGLVTGVGTGGTITGCARFLKKVNPNCKIYAVEPRKSAVISGEKAGSHSIQGIGAGFVPKVLNTKLIDEIIKIDDDEAFYYGRLLARLEGLLSGISSGAALAATIKIGERKELINKRLIVILPSFGERYLSTAMFESNTSIQARTDGYL, encoded by the coding sequence ATGGAAATAGCAAATGATATCACTTCTCTAGTTGGAAATACTCCATTAGTTAAATTAAGTCGAATCAGAAATTACTTTAATTGTTATCCAGAAATAATAGCCAAACTCGAAAGTTTCAATCCATCAGCGTCTGTAAAAGATCGTATTGCTTATTCAATGTTATGCAAAGCTGAAGAAGAAGGATTGATAACACCAGACAAAACAACATTGATTGAAGCAACAAGTGGAAATACTGGCATCGCATTAGCAATGGTTGCTGCAGCTAAAGGCTATAAATTGATATTAACTATGCCTGATACGATGAGTATTGAAAGAAGGGCAATGTTGCGAGCATATGGGGCTGAATTACAGCTAACGCCAGGTCAAGAAGGAATGAAAGGAGCCTTAGATTTAGCTAATGAGTTGTCTTCTAGCATTGCAAATAGCTATCAATTTAATCAATTTGAAAACTTTGCTAATCCAGATATTCATGAAAGAACAACCGCTCAAGAAATATGGGCCCAATCCAATAACAATTTAGATGGACTAGTTACGGGAGTAGGCACAGGAGGCACAATTACTGGTTGCGCACGTTTTTTGAAAAAAGTTAATCCAAATTGCAAAATTTATGCTGTAGAGCCCAGAAAAAGTGCTGTCATTTCCGGAGAAAAAGCAGGATCTCATTCGATTCAAGGAATAGGGGCAGGTTTCGTACCGAAAGTCCTGAATACTAAATTAATTGATGAAATTATAAAAATTGATGACGACGAAGCATTTTATTATGGGCGTTTATTAGCTCGATTGGAAGGTCTTTTATCAGGCATCAGCAGCGGAGCCGCTTTAGCAGCAACTATAAAAATTGGTGAAAGGAAAGAACTAATTAATAAAAGATTGATAGTAATTCTGCCAAGTTTTGGTGAAAGATATTTATCAACCGCAATGTTTGAATCCAATACCTCAATTCAAGCAAGAACAGATGGTTATCTTTAA